The Saccharopolyspora gloriosae genome window below encodes:
- a CDS encoding TetR/AcrR family transcriptional regulator, protein MASPGTRSGRSGNSRTGAGSSRLRTDDRRAQISAIAAELFSERGYHGVGLGEIASAAGITGPAIYRHFPNKQGILAHAAREFAAALSSCAQEADAEPGSDEAKLDSAVRAVAALVVRRRGSIRLYQWEARHLDDEDRAQLTSSLRTLIAVVAHRLGAVRPELPEATAGLLASAALSGIASWSTHRVALSDRAAEETLRSAASVVLAADPPPAPDTTAAPGSPPVSALAARREKLLAASVPLFRKQGFHAVSMEEIGTAAGINASSVYRHFSGKADLLAAVYYRAADRLAVATGRAVDDAGDAATALRGLVGAYVDFAFGNRDLLAIYLSEYRNLPTDDRHALRRAQRDHIRQWVTLTGQVRPDARHPQVTVQAALNVINDLAMPSTPLAAPGQATHLALDVLHFA, encoded by the coding sequence ATGGCATCTCCGGGCACCCGCAGCGGCAGGTCCGGGAACAGCAGGACGGGAGCCGGTTCGTCACGACTGCGCACCGACGACCGCCGGGCGCAGATCTCGGCCATCGCCGCCGAGCTGTTCAGCGAACGCGGCTACCACGGCGTCGGACTCGGCGAGATCGCCTCGGCCGCCGGGATCACCGGGCCCGCGATCTACCGGCACTTCCCCAACAAGCAGGGGATTCTGGCGCACGCGGCCCGCGAATTCGCCGCCGCGCTCAGCTCCTGCGCGCAGGAGGCCGACGCCGAACCCGGCAGCGACGAGGCCAAGCTCGACTCCGCCGTGCGCGCGGTCGCCGCGCTCGTCGTGCGCCGCCGCGGCAGCATCCGGCTCTACCAGTGGGAAGCCCGGCACCTCGACGACGAGGACCGCGCTCAGCTGACGAGTTCGCTGCGCACGCTGATCGCGGTGGTCGCCCACCGGCTCGGGGCGGTGCGCCCGGAACTGCCGGAGGCGACGGCGGGACTGCTGGCCTCCGCCGCGCTCAGCGGCATCGCCAGCTGGTCCACGCACCGGGTCGCGCTCAGCGACCGGGCGGCGGAGGAGACGTTGCGCTCCGCGGCGTCGGTCGTGCTGGCGGCGGATCCGCCGCCGGCACCGGACACCACGGCCGCCCCGGGCAGCCCGCCCGTGTCCGCACTGGCGGCTCGCCGGGAGAAGCTGCTCGCCGCCTCCGTGCCCCTGTTCCGCAAGCAGGGCTTCCACGCGGTCAGCATGGAGGAGATCGGGACCGCGGCCGGGATCAACGCCTCCAGCGTCTACCGGCACTTCAGCGGCAAGGCCGACCTGCTCGCCGCCGTGTACTACCGGGCCGCCGACCGGCTGGCGGTGGCCACCGGCCGGGCCGTGGACGACGCGGGCGATGCGGCGACCGCACTGCGCGGACTGGTCGGCGCCTACGTCGATTTCGCCTTCGGCAACCGGGATCTGCTCGCGATCTACCTTTCGGAGTACCGGAACCTGCCCACCGACGACCGGCACGCGCTGCGACGAGCGCAGCGCGACCACATCCGGCAGTGGGTGACGCTGACCGGCCAGGTGCGCCCGGACGCGCGCCACCCGCAGGTGACCGTGCAGGCCGCGCTGAACGTGATCAACGACCTGGCGATGCCGAGCACTCCGCTGGCCGCTCCCGGGCAAGCCACCCACCTGGCCTTGGACGTCCTGCACTTCGCCTGA
- a CDS encoding aldehyde dehydrogenase family protein, whose translation MTETTTSTATTSERLRSTNPADGTLVAEFDVDGPQQVAAAVGRAREAATWWSGLSFRDRERHLLRWAAHLTRHAEELSELTRSENGKPNDDAYLELTLTLEHIRWAAKNARSVLRSRSVSPGLLMANQSARIEQRPLGVVGVIGPWNYPLFTPNGSIAYALAAGNTVVFKPSEHTPAVGKFYADAFAAANPEAPPGVLGVIQGDGATGAALCRSGVDKLAFTGSTATGKKIMASCAESLTPVLVECGGKDALIVAADADVRAAADAAVWGAMSNSGQTCVGVERIYVVRSVREQFLAEVERRLRRVRAGTDYGPMTVPSQVDIVRGHVEDALAHGATAVVGGAESVRAPYVDPVLLVDVDEDSAAVREETFGPTMTVRTVESADEAVRLTNATEYGLAATVFSRKHGTDIARRIRAGATSINSVLGFAGVSALPFGGVGDSGFGRIHGAEGMLEFSRSHSLTRQRFALPGMALMSFDRTASTMRTIKRVVTYRHGRAK comes from the coding sequence ATGACCGAGACGACGACGTCCACGGCCACGACCTCGGAGCGGCTGCGCTCCACCAACCCCGCCGACGGCACCCTCGTCGCCGAGTTCGACGTGGACGGCCCGCAGCAGGTGGCCGCGGCCGTCGGCCGGGCACGTGAGGCCGCCACCTGGTGGAGCGGGCTGAGCTTCCGGGACCGCGAGCGGCACCTGCTGCGGTGGGCGGCGCACCTGACCCGGCACGCCGAAGAGCTCTCGGAGCTCACCCGCTCCGAGAACGGCAAGCCGAACGACGACGCCTACCTGGAGCTGACGCTCACCTTGGAGCACATCCGGTGGGCCGCGAAGAACGCTCGCTCCGTGCTCCGGTCCCGCTCGGTGTCGCCGGGACTGCTGATGGCCAACCAGTCGGCGCGGATCGAGCAACGCCCGCTGGGCGTGGTCGGCGTGATCGGGCCGTGGAACTACCCGCTGTTCACGCCCAACGGCTCCATCGCCTACGCGCTGGCCGCGGGCAACACCGTGGTGTTCAAGCCCAGCGAGCACACCCCCGCCGTGGGGAAGTTCTACGCCGACGCGTTCGCCGCGGCGAACCCCGAGGCACCGCCGGGAGTGCTCGGCGTGATCCAGGGCGACGGCGCGACCGGCGCCGCGCTGTGCCGGTCCGGGGTGGACAAGCTCGCGTTCACCGGCTCCACCGCCACCGGCAAGAAGATCATGGCCTCGTGCGCCGAGTCGCTGACTCCGGTGCTGGTGGAGTGCGGCGGCAAGGACGCGCTGATCGTCGCCGCGGACGCCGACGTGCGCGCCGCCGCCGACGCCGCGGTGTGGGGCGCGATGTCCAACAGCGGGCAGACCTGCGTCGGGGTGGAGCGGATCTACGTGGTCCGCTCCGTGCGGGAGCAGTTCCTGGCGGAGGTGGAGCGCAGGCTCCGCCGGGTGCGCGCGGGCACCGACTACGGGCCGATGACCGTGCCGTCCCAGGTCGACATCGTGCGCGGGCACGTCGAGGACGCGCTGGCGCACGGCGCCACGGCCGTCGTCGGCGGCGCCGAGTCGGTGCGCGCGCCGTACGTGGACCCGGTGCTGCTCGTCGACGTGGACGAGGATTCCGCGGCAGTGCGCGAAGAAACGTTCGGGCCGACGATGACGGTGCGCACCGTGGAGTCCGCGGACGAGGCGGTGCGGCTGACCAACGCCACCGAGTACGGCTTGGCGGCCACGGTGTTCTCCCGCAAGCACGGCACGGACATCGCGCGGCGCATCCGGGCCGGGGCGACCTCGATCAACTCGGTGCTCGGGTTCGCGGGCGTGTCGGCGCTGCCGTTCGGCGGCGTCGGCGACTCCGGCTTCGGCCGCATCCACGGCGCGGAGGGGATGTTGGAGTTCAGCCGCTCGCATTCGCTGACCCGGCAGCGCTTCGCGCTGCCCGGGATGGCGCTGATGAGCTTCGACCGCACCGCCTCGACGATGCGCACGATCAAGCGCGTCGTCACCTACCGCCACGGCCGCGCCAAGTAG
- a CDS encoding aldo/keto reductase gives MEYRQLGRSGLRISTLTLGTMTFGGEGRFGDLGNTDVDGAKRQIDMCLDAGVNLIDTANMYSTGLAEEIVGQAIAGKRDDVLLSTKVRFPMGDGPNDAGLSRHHIINQAEASLRRLDTDHIDLYHVHEWDGQTPLEETLEALDTLVRSGKVRYLGVSNYAGWQLVKALGVADRHGYQRFVANQIYYSLESRDAEYELIPASIDQGLGVLVWSPLAGGLLSGKYRRGQQATEGRHTAEEWNEPPVRDVDKLYDTIEAVVDIAASHGVSAAQISLAYLLRKPGVTSLVVGARKDEQLRDNLAAAEVQLSDEEFEQLEKISAPWLIYPHWHQSAAATDRLSQADRALHG, from the coding sequence GTGGAGTACCGCCAGCTGGGACGATCCGGACTGCGAATCTCGACGCTGACCCTGGGGACGATGACCTTCGGCGGCGAGGGGAGGTTCGGCGACCTGGGCAACACCGACGTCGACGGCGCCAAGCGGCAGATCGACATGTGCCTGGACGCCGGGGTGAACCTGATCGACACGGCGAACATGTACTCGACCGGGCTCGCGGAGGAGATCGTCGGCCAGGCGATCGCGGGCAAGCGCGACGACGTGCTGCTGTCCACGAAGGTGCGGTTCCCGATGGGCGACGGGCCCAACGACGCCGGGCTCTCGCGCCACCACATCATCAACCAGGCCGAGGCGAGCCTGCGCCGGCTCGACACCGACCACATCGACCTCTACCACGTCCACGAGTGGGACGGCCAGACTCCGCTGGAGGAGACGCTCGAAGCGCTGGACACGCTGGTGCGGTCCGGCAAGGTGCGCTACCTCGGGGTGTCGAACTACGCGGGCTGGCAGCTGGTCAAGGCGCTCGGCGTCGCCGATCGGCACGGCTACCAGCGGTTCGTGGCAAACCAGATCTACTACTCGCTGGAGAGCCGCGACGCCGAGTACGAGCTGATCCCCGCTTCGATCGACCAGGGCTTGGGCGTGCTGGTGTGGAGCCCGCTCGCGGGCGGGCTGCTGTCCGGCAAGTACCGCCGCGGCCAGCAGGCCACCGAGGGCAGGCACACCGCCGAGGAGTGGAACGAGCCGCCGGTCCGCGACGTGGACAAGCTCTACGACACCATCGAGGCCGTGGTGGACATCGCGGCGTCGCACGGCGTCTCGGCCGCCCAGATCTCGCTGGCGTACCTGCTGCGCAAGCCGGGGGTGACCTCGCTGGTGGTGGGCGCGCGCAAGGACGAGCAGCTGCGGGACAACCTCGCCGCGGCCGAGGTGCAGCTCAGCGACGAGGAGTTCGAGCAGCTGGAGAAGATCAGCGCGCCGTGGCTGATCTACCCGCACTGGCACCAGTCGGCGGCGGCGACCGACCGGCTCAGCCAGGCCGATCGGGCGCTGCACGGCTGA
- a CDS encoding acyl-CoA dehydrogenase family protein has product MPRVLSDERRDFVQAIAEFCRRECGTKQQRDELTGGGEHPHNQELYGKMAELGWLGAYIPEEYGGAGLGMTELCLFLEETAYGRAPIGGFATTIISAAAYAKFGSPEQKRTVLEGVVAGRLEAVSMSEPGAGSDVGALTCKAERRDGGWVINGQKTWCSNAHISDHILLTARTTPGGTKHEGLTQFMVPTGTPGLEIRGIDTMGGREVNDLYFTDCFLPEDAVVGTVDQGWKQLMAGLNLERMILAALMLGTARRAFDDTVGYVKEREQFGRPIGSFQALRHRIADMATELECARLLLDDVARQIDADPERTFPREASMAKLKCTELAKHVSLEGMQMLGGYGYATEYGMEALLRETVVSTVYGGTSEIQRDIIGKTYGL; this is encoded by the coding sequence ATGCCTCGAGTCCTCAGCGACGAGCGACGCGACTTCGTCCAGGCGATCGCCGAGTTCTGCCGCCGCGAGTGCGGAACCAAGCAGCAGCGCGACGAGCTCACCGGCGGCGGTGAGCACCCGCACAACCAGGAGCTCTACGGCAAGATGGCCGAGCTGGGCTGGCTCGGCGCGTACATCCCGGAGGAGTACGGCGGCGCGGGCCTCGGCATGACCGAGCTGTGCCTGTTCCTGGAGGAGACCGCCTACGGCCGCGCGCCGATCGGCGGCTTCGCGACCACCATCATCTCCGCCGCGGCCTACGCGAAGTTCGGCTCACCGGAGCAGAAGCGCACCGTGCTCGAAGGAGTCGTCGCCGGCCGCCTCGAAGCGGTGTCCATGTCCGAGCCGGGAGCGGGCTCCGACGTCGGCGCGCTCACCTGCAAGGCCGAGCGGCGCGACGGCGGCTGGGTGATCAACGGGCAGAAGACGTGGTGCTCCAACGCGCACATCTCCGACCACATTTTGCTCACCGCGCGCACCACGCCCGGCGGCACCAAGCACGAAGGGCTCACCCAGTTCATGGTGCCGACCGGCACCCCCGGCCTGGAGATCCGCGGCATCGACACGATGGGCGGGCGCGAGGTCAACGACCTGTACTTCACCGACTGCTTCCTGCCCGAGGACGCCGTCGTCGGCACCGTCGACCAGGGCTGGAAGCAGCTCATGGCGGGGCTCAACCTGGAGCGGATGATCCTCGCCGCACTGATGCTGGGCACCGCGCGCCGCGCCTTCGACGACACCGTCGGCTACGTGAAGGAACGCGAGCAGTTCGGCAGGCCCATCGGCAGCTTCCAGGCGCTGCGGCACAGGATCGCCGACATGGCAACGGAACTGGAGTGCGCCCGGCTGCTGCTCGACGACGTGGCCCGGCAGATCGACGCCGACCCGGAACGCACCTTCCCGCGCGAGGCGTCGATGGCGAAGCTCAAGTGCACGGAGCTCGCCAAGCACGTGTCGCTGGAAGGCATGCAGATGCTCGGCGGATACGGCTACGCCACCGAGTACGGCATGGAAGCGCTGCTGCGGGAAACGGTGGTGTCCACCGTGTACGGCGGCACCAGCGAGATCCAGCGCGACATCATCGGCAAGACCTACGGGCTGTGA
- a CDS encoding oxygenase MpaB family protein yields MNDVYNRRPLGADSVTWRRFGHLSGLFLAGTGLLLQVAHPVVGAGVLQHSEFKARPWRRAVRTHLSTMRFIYGMRPGPAHAGDRLRELHKDIKGVDGQGRRYHALNPEAYAWVHFTLARFMVDTARVFGDPMTADETERMWQEFREIGRVLHIKDHHMPADWAAAQGWFDRIVRDRLEATESTGDVLAELAGPAPPSRWIPLPLWGLFARPAGKLMRLTTVGGLPPELRDRLGIRWSAVEERRLRRFGRIVGGAIRVLPWPLQYTPLAVAAILRDRWRTGARLSPAPTGIPAAEIRSAAPNRAPAPPVADQLAGRAT; encoded by the coding sequence ATGAACGACGTCTACAACCGACGACCACTCGGAGCGGACTCGGTGACGTGGCGCAGGTTCGGCCATCTCTCCGGCTTGTTCCTGGCGGGCACGGGACTTCTGCTGCAAGTGGCGCATCCCGTGGTGGGCGCGGGCGTTCTGCAGCACTCCGAGTTCAAGGCCAGGCCCTGGCGCCGCGCGGTGCGCACCCACCTCTCGACCATGCGGTTCATCTACGGCATGCGGCCCGGCCCGGCGCACGCGGGCGACCGGTTGCGGGAGCTGCACAAGGACATCAAGGGCGTCGACGGTCAAGGGCGCCGCTACCACGCCCTCAACCCCGAGGCCTACGCGTGGGTGCACTTCACGCTCGCCCGGTTCATGGTCGACACGGCGCGCGTCTTCGGCGACCCCATGACCGCCGATGAGACCGAGCGGATGTGGCAGGAGTTCCGCGAGATCGGGCGCGTGCTGCACATCAAGGACCACCACATGCCCGCCGATTGGGCCGCCGCGCAGGGCTGGTTCGACCGGATCGTCCGCGACCGCCTGGAAGCGACGGAATCGACCGGGGACGTGCTGGCCGAACTGGCCGGACCGGCCCCGCCGTCGCGGTGGATTCCGCTGCCGCTGTGGGGGCTTTTCGCGCGTCCGGCAGGGAAGCTCATGCGGCTGACCACCGTCGGCGGGCTGCCGCCGGAACTGCGGGACCGGCTGGGAATCCGCTGGAGCGCGGTCGAGGAACGCAGGCTCCGCCGCTTCGGGCGGATCGTCGGCGGCGCGATCCGGGTGCTGCCGTGGCCGCTGCAGTACACACCGCTCGCGGTGGCCGCCATCCTCCGCGACCGGTGGCGCACCGGGGCGCGGTTGTCACCGGCGCCGACCGGAATTCCGGCCGCGGAGATCCGGTCGGCGGCACCGAACCGGGCACCGGCGCCGCCGGTGGCCGACCAGCTCGCCGGGAGGGCGACATGA
- a CDS encoding polyprenyl synthetase family protein, with translation MTIAVPTVLTTSRKQVEPALRAAVGELDDHTRRVCEYHFGWVHADGTPDGRTGKALRPALVFLAARAIAEDGPGTVRAAAAVELVHNFSLLHDDLMDDDTSRRHRPTAWTVFGRPAALLAGDALLALGTNVLVDEPIAHTAESVRILSSATGGLIVGQAADLGFEWRHDVGLAECLRMVEGKTAALLGCACALGALTAGGDAATVSRLHAFGRELGMAFQLVDDVLGLWGDPATTGKPVLSDLRARKKTAPVVHALTSGTAAGERLRGLYQDPEPLIGSRAELAADLVRQAGSRDWAETECERRLTAAYAHLHTGGRTGPAVDALTELAEFIVRRQW, from the coding sequence ATGACCATTGCAGTGCCCACCGTGCTGACCACCTCCCGCAAGCAGGTGGAGCCGGCGCTGCGCGCCGCGGTCGGCGAGCTCGACGACCACACTCGGCGCGTCTGCGAGTACCACTTCGGCTGGGTGCACGCCGACGGCACCCCGGACGGGCGCACGGGCAAAGCGCTGCGCCCCGCACTGGTGTTCCTCGCCGCGCGAGCGATCGCCGAGGACGGGCCGGGCACGGTGCGCGCGGCGGCGGCGGTCGAGCTGGTGCACAACTTCTCGCTGCTGCACGACGACCTGATGGACGACGACACCTCCCGGCGGCACCGGCCCACCGCGTGGACCGTGTTCGGCAGGCCCGCCGCGCTGCTCGCCGGGGACGCGCTGCTCGCGCTCGGCACGAACGTGCTGGTGGACGAGCCGATCGCGCACACCGCCGAGTCGGTGCGGATTCTGAGCTCGGCGACCGGTGGCCTCATCGTCGGGCAGGCCGCCGACCTCGGGTTCGAGTGGCGCCACGACGTCGGCCTCGCCGAATGCCTGCGGATGGTCGAAGGCAAGACCGCCGCGCTGCTCGGCTGCGCCTGCGCGCTCGGCGCGCTGACCGCCGGGGGCGACGCGGCGACGGTCTCGCGGCTGCACGCCTTCGGCCGCGAACTGGGCATGGCCTTCCAGCTCGTCGACGACGTGCTGGGCCTGTGGGGAGATCCGGCGACCACGGGCAAACCGGTGCTCTCCGACCTGCGGGCGCGCAAGAAGACCGCGCCCGTCGTGCACGCCCTCACCTCCGGAACCGCGGCGGGTGAACGGCTGCGCGGGCTCTACCAGGATCCCGAGCCGCTGATCGGGTCTCGGGCCGAGCTGGCCGCCGACCTGGTGCGGCAGGCCGGCTCGCGGGACTGGGCCGAGACCGAATGCGAACGCAGGCTCACCGCCGCGTACGCGCACCTGCACACCGGCGGCCGAACAGGTCCCGCGGTGGACGCCCTGACCGAACTCGCGGAATTCATCGTGCGGAGGCAATGGTGA
- a CDS encoding phytoene/squalene synthase family protein codes for MVNTSVQEAYRECERITRTRARNFSYGIRLLPGPKRRALSAVYAFARRVDDIGDGELPAPEKLRLLAEARAALHDASPRSADPVLVALADAESRLALPMPAFDELIDGCEADVRGAEYTTFADLLHYCRCVAGSIGRLSLGVFGTGDRALAERRADSLGVALQLTNILRDVREDHDNGRVYLPTDDLRRFGVHLVPGEPGPAARDADGLARLVRFEVHRAEQWYREGFALLPMLDRRSRACCASMSGIYLEVLHAIAVAPARAMRSRTSLSPWRKAGVAARSLAGMAP; via the coding sequence CTGGTGAACACCTCGGTGCAGGAGGCCTACCGGGAATGCGAGCGCATCACCCGCACCCGCGCCCGCAACTTCTCCTACGGGATCCGGCTGCTGCCGGGACCGAAGCGCCGAGCGCTGTCCGCGGTGTACGCGTTCGCCCGCCGCGTCGACGACATCGGCGACGGGGAACTGCCCGCTCCGGAGAAGCTGCGCCTGCTCGCCGAAGCCCGCGCCGCGCTGCACGACGCGAGCCCGCGCTCCGCGGACCCGGTCCTCGTGGCGCTGGCCGACGCCGAGTCGCGGCTCGCGCTGCCGATGCCCGCGTTCGACGAACTGATCGACGGCTGCGAGGCGGACGTGCGCGGCGCCGAGTACACGACGTTCGCCGACCTGCTGCACTACTGCCGCTGCGTCGCCGGATCGATCGGCAGGCTCTCGCTCGGCGTGTTCGGCACCGGTGACCGGGCGCTCGCGGAACGCCGCGCCGACTCCCTCGGGGTGGCGCTGCAGTTGACCAACATCCTGCGCGACGTCCGCGAGGACCACGACAACGGGCGCGTCTACCTGCCCACCGACGACCTGCGGCGCTTCGGCGTGCACCTCGTCCCCGGCGAACCCGGACCGGCCGCGCGCGACGCGGACGGGCTCGCCCGGCTCGTGCGGTTCGAAGTGCACCGGGCCGAGCAGTGGTACCGGGAGGGCTTCGCGCTGCTGCCGATGCTCGACCGGCGCAGCCGCGCCTGCTGCGCGTCGATGTCCGGGATCTACCTCGAAGTGCTGCACGCCATCGCCGTCGCGCCCGCGCGCGCCATGCGCTCGCGCACCTCGCTGTCGCCGTGGCGGAAAGCGGGCGTCGCGGCACGATCGCTGGCGGGGATGGCGCCGTGA
- the hpnC gene encoding squalene synthase HpnC, with translation MLARAGSENFPVAARVLPSGPRTHLMALYGYFRLVDYAGDEAPGNREILLDHLEADLRHAYRGTPRLPLLRALAITVHECGIPQDVLVRLIDANRRDQHVRRYRTFTELVDYCALSANPVGESVLHVFGCARPELVALSDRICTALQILEHCQDVLEDHRQGRAYLPEADLRHYGCRLDELETGRAPEHWRALLRFQVTRARRLLDSGALLVGRLPLFARLAVAGYVAGGRATARALAAARFDPVSGDVTPARARTAAEGARLLLSGGSW, from the coding sequence GTGCTCGCTCGAGCGGGAAGCGAGAACTTCCCCGTCGCGGCGCGCGTGCTGCCCAGCGGGCCGCGCACGCACCTGATGGCGCTCTACGGGTACTTCCGCCTGGTCGACTACGCGGGCGACGAAGCACCCGGCAACCGCGAGATCCTCCTGGACCACCTCGAAGCCGACCTCCGCCACGCCTACCGGGGCACCCCGCGACTGCCGCTGCTGCGGGCGCTGGCCATCACCGTCCACGAGTGCGGAATCCCGCAGGACGTCCTGGTACGGCTGATCGACGCCAACCGCCGCGACCAGCACGTGCGCCGGTACCGCACGTTCACCGAACTCGTCGACTACTGCGCGCTGTCGGCCAATCCCGTCGGCGAGTCCGTCCTGCACGTCTTCGGCTGCGCGCGGCCCGAACTGGTAGCGCTCTCGGACCGCATCTGCACGGCCCTGCAGATCCTGGAGCACTGCCAGGACGTCCTCGAAGACCACCGCCAAGGCCGCGCCTACCTGCCGGAAGCGGACCTGCGCCACTACGGGTGCCGGCTCGACGAGCTCGAAACCGGCCGCGCGCCCGAGCACTGGCGAGCGCTGCTGCGCTTCCAGGTCACCCGAGCCCGCCGGTTGCTCGACTCCGGCGCGCTGCTGGTGGGGCGGTTGCCGTTGTTCGCGCGGCTCGCCGTCGCCGGGTACGTGGCAGGCGGACGAGCCACCGCCCGCGCGCTGGCCGCCGCCCGGTTCGACCCGGTCAGCGGTGACGTCACCCCTGCTCGCGCGCGCACCGCCGCCGAAGGCGCGCGCCTGCTGCTGTCAGGAGGCTCCTGGTGA
- a CDS encoding sigma-70 family RNA polymerase sigma factor, with product MTATMREPEALSGDAAWELVEDAQRGDTVAFGRLYERYRHLVGNFLCARITDFSTVEDLVHETFARALHSIATVRRGSNDPGAWFVTIARHLLLDHVKSARHRREVVTGDFDPNRCGTDTLEDRVLDRLMADRLWSRAGDLSDDQHRCLVLRFALGLSVEQTAARMGRDGPAVRALQYRAVRRLGALLKADSWEHTPA from the coding sequence ATGACCGCCACGATGCGCGAACCGGAGGCGCTCTCCGGCGACGCGGCGTGGGAGCTGGTCGAGGACGCCCAGCGCGGCGACACCGTGGCGTTCGGCAGGCTCTACGAGCGGTACCGGCACCTGGTCGGGAACTTCCTGTGCGCCCGGATCACCGACTTCTCCACCGTCGAGGACCTGGTGCACGAGACCTTCGCCCGCGCGCTGCACAGCATCGCCACCGTGCGCCGCGGCAGCAACGACCCCGGCGCCTGGTTCGTCACCATCGCCCGGCACCTGCTGCTGGACCACGTGAAATCGGCGCGGCATCGGCGCGAGGTCGTGACCGGTGACTTCGACCCGAACCGGTGCGGCACCGACACGCTGGAGGACCGGGTGCTGGACCGGCTGATGGCCGACCGGTTGTGGTCGCGGGCCGGCGACCTCAGCGACGATCAGCACCGCTGCCTGGTGCTGCGCTTCGCGCTCGGGCTGAGCGTCGAGCAGACGGCGGCGCGGATGGGACGCGACGGTCCGGCGGTGCGGGCGCTGCAGTACCGCGCGGTCCGCAGGCTCGGCGCCCTGCTCAAGGCGGATTCCTGGGAGCACACGCCCGCCTGA
- the hpnE gene encoding hydroxysqualene dehydroxylase HpnE, giving the protein MSRDVLVVGGGLAGVTAALRCADDGLDVTLLESRARLGGAAGSFQRGELAVDTGQHVILRCYTAYRALLRRIGAADGVRIQPRLRIPVLGPGGRRSVLLRRRLPAPAHLAPALLGYGELGPGERLRAARTAIALRALDPADPALDEISFGAWLRSRGETGRAVDALWGLLSVAALNAPPDRASLALAVKVFRTGLLDTPDAADIGIPRRPLGELHGTVAHRALEAAGVRVLLRTKAVVLRQDELGWRVPVRGRGGQDVLNADSVVLAVPHSHATALLAEQPLPAARRWGGLSAAPIVNVHVRYDRPVLAEPMAAVLDSPVQWLFDRTSIAGARHGQYLAISLSAAHEHLDRRTDELRAVFLPALQEVLPRARRARVEDFFVTREPRATFAQAPGTGALRPAAGCGPTGLALAGAWTATGWPDTLEGAVRSGELAAHVVRAAVGQARRAGVEVPR; this is encoded by the coding sequence GTGAGCCGCGACGTGCTCGTCGTCGGCGGCGGCCTTGCCGGGGTCACCGCGGCGTTGCGCTGCGCCGACGACGGGCTCGACGTGACGCTGCTGGAGAGCCGCGCCCGCCTCGGTGGCGCGGCGGGTTCGTTCCAGCGCGGTGAGCTGGCCGTCGACACCGGGCAGCACGTGATCCTGCGCTGCTACACGGCCTACCGCGCGCTGCTGCGCAGGATCGGCGCGGCCGACGGGGTCCGCATCCAGCCGAGGCTGCGGATCCCGGTGCTCGGCCCCGGCGGGCGGAGGAGCGTGCTGCTGCGGCGGCGGCTGCCCGCGCCGGCGCACCTCGCGCCCGCGCTGCTCGGCTACGGCGAGCTCGGGCCCGGCGAGCGCCTCCGCGCCGCGCGCACCGCGATCGCGCTGCGCGCGCTGGACCCGGCGGACCCGGCGCTCGACGAGATCAGCTTCGGCGCCTGGCTGCGGTCCCGCGGCGAAACGGGGAGAGCGGTCGACGCGCTGTGGGGACTGCTGTCGGTGGCGGCGCTCAACGCCCCACCGGACCGGGCGTCGCTGGCGCTGGCGGTGAAGGTGTTCCGCACGGGCCTGCTCGACACCCCGGACGCCGCCGACATCGGCATTCCGCGCCGCCCGCTGGGCGAGCTGCACGGCACCGTCGCGCACCGGGCGCTGGAAGCCGCCGGAGTCCGGGTGCTGCTGCGCACCAAGGCGGTCGTGCTGCGCCAGGACGAACTGGGCTGGCGGGTCCCGGTCCGCGGTCGCGGCGGGCAGGACGTGCTCAACGCCGACTCCGTCGTGCTCGCCGTGCCGCACTCGCACGCCACCGCGCTGCTGGCCGAACAGCCGCTGCCCGCCGCGCGGCGGTGGGGCGGGCTGTCGGCCGCGCCGATCGTCAACGTGCACGTCCGCTACGACCGGCCGGTGCTCGCCGAGCCGATGGCCGCCGTCCTCGACTCACCGGTGCAATGGCTGTTCGACCGGACCTCGATCGCCGGGGCTCGCCACGGCCAGTACCTCGCCATCTCGCTGTCGGCCGCGCACGAGCACCTGGACCGGCGGACCGATGAGCTGCGCGCCGTGTTCCTGCCCGCGCTGCAGGAAGTGCTGCCCAGGGCGCGGCGGGCTCGGGTCGAGGACTTCTTCGTCACCCGCGAACCGCGGGCGACCTTCGCCCAAGCCCCCGGCACCGGCGCGCTGCGCCCCGCGGCGGGCTGCGGGCCGACCGGCCTCGCGCTGGCGGGTGCGTGGACCGCCACCGGCTGGCCGGACACCCTCGAAGGCGCTGTGCGCAGCGGAGAACTGGCCGCGCACGTCGTGCGGGCGGCCGTCGGACAGGCTCGGCGAGCGGGCGTGGAGGTACCCCGATGA